In one window of Mytilus galloprovincialis chromosome 6, xbMytGall1.hap1.1, whole genome shotgun sequence DNA:
- the LOC143078327 gene encoding uncharacterized protein LOC143078327, with protein MASSGSSCQLCASKHVLSPAIKYCSDCQETLCQQCLDVHSKFKAFLNHHLAEIKPVLEEKNASMNMCNKHSNMYLDFFCSDHDCLCCRSCMENDHRTCERFIPLEVASQGVKHSPMFNDVNEGIRSIEQTLNKMISNCDFNIQSLDEDEEYVTKQVLSVKTNIIKRLNQLEEKLKSEICCAKQNKRATFESIKDNLLRFKRCVEDVSNQLNQVSENGSEKQIFVLMNYCKWEQVEYEAKLQEIIPTLEESHITFQPPDDILIALKPLGSIEVKSSKCTIEYKPPKAQQVQIPINVPQIARRFTVERKIEIQRPGDVWITGITMTDDKRLLVCNRYSTNLLVYSYSADYLQDCKLSGQPWDIAVIPGENKAVVTLPDQKAIQFMNFKKMKASFPFPVPGRCLGVAVVNDDICVGGDGGYIYILDKRGSLKTEIKVPSTTSVLFYLHPGPFGCICYTDNAHNATGCVTLNGEELFRYSSKDLCKPEAVKTDVKGNLYVSCRGSNNIQRLTPDGKFLDVINVNEHDFKCPYGMTFSHDFLKLFVSYDNRKIVIFSCSL; from the coding sequence atggcttctTCAGGGTCATCATGCCAGTTATGTGCATCCAAACACGTATTATCTCCTGCCATCAAATATTGCTCTGATTGTCAGGAAACTTTATGTCAGCAATGTCTCGATGTACACAgcaagtttaaagcatttttgaACCACCATTTGGCTGAAATTAAACCTGTTTTGGAAGAAAAGAATGCTTCAATGAATATGTGTAACAAACACTCTAATATGTACCTTGACTTTTTCTGTTCCGATCATGATTGCCTCTGTTGTCGATCATGCATGGAAAACGATCATCGTACATGTGAGAGGTTCATTCCATTAGAAGTTGCTTCACAAGGAGTTAAACATTCGCCGATGTTTAATGATGTAAATGAAGGAATACGCAGCATTGAACAAACTTTGAATAAGATGATATCAAATTGTGACTTTAATATACAAAGCCTTGATGAAGATGAAGAATATGTGACGAAGCAGGTTTTAAGTGTCAAAACAAATATCATCAAACGGCTAAACCAACTAGAAGAAAAACTGAAATCAGAGATTTGCTGCGCAAAACAAAACAAGAGAGCCACATTTGAATCTATAAAGGATAATTTATTAAGGTTTAAGAGGTGTGTAGAAGATGTGTCAAATCAACTAAACCAAGTATCCGAAAATGGTTCAGAGAAGCAAATATTCGTTCTAATGAATTACTGTAAATGGGAACAAGTTGAATACGAAGCCAAGCTACAAGAGATCATACCAACTCTAGAGGAATCACATATAACGTTTCAGCCACCAGATGATATACTAATAGCACTAAAGCCTTTGGGATCCATTGAAGTAAAGTCTTCAAAATGCACGATCGAATATAAGCCACCAAAAGCTCAACAAGTCCAAATACCTATAAATGTTCCTCAAATCGCACGTCGGTTTACTGTAGAACGTAAAATAGAAATCCAGCGTCCAGGTGATGTATGGATCACCGGAATAACTATGACAGACGATAAACGTCTTCTCGTCTGCAATCGTTATAGTACCAATCTGCTTGTCTACAGTTACAGCGCTGATTACTTACAGGACTGTAAGTTGTCTGGTCAACCATGGGATATAGCTGTTATACCTGGTGAAAACAAAGCTGTCGTTACTCTACCTGATCAGAAAGCAATTCAGtttatgaactttaaaaaaatgaaagcctCTTTTCCATTTCCTGTGCCTGGAAGATGTTTAGGTGTCGCTGTTGTGAATGATGACATCTGTGTTGGTGGAGACGGTGGATATATCTATATACTTGATAAAAGGGGATCACTAAAGACTGAAATCAAAGTTCCAAGTACAACTAGCGTACTATTCTATTTGCATCCGGGTCCCTTTGGGTGTATTTGTTATACAGATAATGCTCACAACGCGACGGGTTGTGTCACATTAAATGGCGAAGAACTATTCAGATATAGTTCAAAAGATTTGTGCAAACCTGAAGCTGTAAAAACCGATGTGAAAGGAAACCTGTATGTTTCCTGTAGAGGTTCAAATAACATCCAACGACTAACACCTGATGGTAAATTCCTAGATGTTATTAATGTTAACGAACATGATTTTAAATGTCCGTATGGTATGACTTTCAGTCATGATTTTCTTAAGCTATTTGTATCTTATGATAATCGAAAAATTGTTATTTTCTCGTGTTCTTTATAA
- the LOC143080352 gene encoding pterin-4-alpha-carbinolamine dehydratase-like, which yields MLKILQPVLFSNKSPCQRFFAKMASEAKKAKLTEVERGTVLTPLTGAGWTMVEGRDAIYKEFLFKDFNQAFGFMTRIALLADKMDHHPEWFNVYNKVQITLSTHDVGGLSTKDVKLATFIETAATAVEK from the exons atgttaaaaatattgcaaccggtattattttctaataaaagCCCTTGTCAACGATTTTTTGCTAAAATG GCATCAGAAGCAAAAAAAGCTAAACTAACTGAAGTAGAAAGAGGAACCGTTTTAACTCCACTGACTGGAGCTGGATGGACAATGGTTGAAGGACGGGATGCAATTTATAAAGAATTTCTCTTCAAAGATTTTAATCAG GCGTTTGGTTTTATGACCAGAATAGCTTTACTAGCAGACAAGATGGACCATCATCCAGAATGGTTTAATGTCTATAACAAA GTACAAATTACACTTAGTACACATGATGTAGGTGGATTGTCAACAAAAGATGTAAAGCTAGCTACATTTATAGAAACTGCCGCTACAGCTGTAGAAAAATAA